A single region of the Vanessa atalanta chromosome Z, ilVanAtal1.2, whole genome shotgun sequence genome encodes:
- the LOC125076012 gene encoding keratin, type I cytoskeletal 9-like: MRAFVVLACVALAYGRPEPPVGYSYSAPSSSYGTPSLGLGGGHSSGLSLGGHSSGGLSLGGGQSSGGISFSSSSLSGGFSGGLSGGLSSGLSSGFAGDAGFSGISGGFSGAPLVQKHIYVHVPPPEPQEQRLPRITPVAPPQKHYKIIFIKAPTPPTPVAPIIPVQQQNEEKTLVYVLVKKPEEQPDIVIPTLAPTQPSKPEVYFIKYQTQKESSGIGGGAIGGGDISGGSIGGGSIGGGSFEGGSISGGIGSADISGSSGIDSSSLIGAGSHGGAEISSDFGASGGDASGSISGHGGATSSQYGPPGHVAGPLH, from the exons ATGCGCGCTTTCGTG GTACTCGCCTGTGTGGCGTTGGCCTATGGCCGCCCTGAACCTCCCGTAGGATACAGCTACTCGGCTCCTTCTAGCAGCTATGGAACTCCTTCTCTTGGACTCGGTGGAGGTCATTCAAGCGGGCTTTCCTTAGGAGGTCACTCTTCTGGTGGATTATCATTGGGCGGTGGTCAATCTTCTGGTGGAATTTCGTTCTCCAGTAGCAGCCTGAGTGGTGGATTTAGCGGAGGACTCAGCGGTGGACTTAGCAGCGGATTGAGCAGTGGTTTCGCTGGTGATGCTGGATTCTCAGGAATCTCTGGTGGATTCTCTGGCGCCCCACTCGTACAGAAGCACATTTACGTTCACGTTCCTCCACCAGAACCCCAAGAGCAGAGACTTCCCCGCATCACTCCTGTGGCTCCTCCCCAGAAACACTACAAGATCATCTTTATCAAGGCTCCAACTCCACCCACTCCTGTTGCTCCTATCATTCCCGTTCAACAACAAAACGAAGAGAAAACTCTTGTATACGTTTTGGTTAAGAAGCCCGAAGAACAACCTGATATCGTTATTCCCACACTTGCGCCTACTCAACCTTCCAAACCCGAAGTATACTTCATCAAATACCAGACACAGAAGGAGTCTTCTGGTATTGGCGGTGGTGCTATCGGTGGTGGTGATATCAGCGGCGGTTCTATTGGAGGTGGTTCTATCGGAGGTGGTTCATTCGAAGGTGGTTCAATCAGCGGTGGTATTGGCAGTGCTGATATTAGCGGAAGTTCCGGTATCGATAGCTCATCCCTAATCGGCGCTGGTAGCCATGGTGGAGCTGAAATCTCCTCTGACTTTGGAGCTAGCGGTGGTGATGCAAGCGGATCCATCAGTGGACATGGTGGTGCAACTAGCTCACAATACGGTCCCCCTGGTCATGTTGCTGGTCCCCTTCACTAA